The following coding sequences are from one Leptolyngbya sp. NIES-3755 window:
- a CDS encoding inorganic diphosphatase (similar to AA sequence:cyanobase_aa:LBDG_37160), producing MDLSRIPAQPKPGLINVLIEIPAGSKNKYEFDKDLNAFALDRVLYASVMYPFDYGFVPNTLADDGDPLDGMVIMDQPTFPGCVIAARPIGMLEMIDGGDRDEKILCVPDKDPRYTNVKSLSDIASHRLDEVAEFFRTYKNLEKKVTEILGWQDVDKVLPLVEQCIKAAN from the coding sequence GTGGATTTATCACGCATTCCTGCCCAACCCAAACCGGGCTTGATCAACGTCCTGATCGAAATTCCCGCAGGCAGCAAGAACAAATACGAATTTGACAAAGATCTGAATGCTTTTGCGCTCGATCGTGTTCTGTATGCCTCGGTGATGTATCCGTTCGATTATGGCTTCGTGCCGAACACCTTAGCGGATGATGGCGATCCACTGGATGGCATGGTGATCATGGATCAGCCTACTTTTCCTGGATGTGTGATCGCGGCTCGTCCGATCGGCATGTTGGAAATGATTGATGGCGGCGATCGTGATGAAAAAATCCTCTGCGTTCCTGACAAAGATCCCCGCTATACAAACGTTAAATCACTCAGTGACATTGCTTCTCACCGTTTAGATGAAGTCGCAGAGTTCTTCAGAACCTACAAAAATCTGGAGAAGAAAGTGACTGAAATCCTCGGCTGGCAGGATGTGGACAAAGTGCTGCCGCTTGTGGAACAGTGCATCAAAGCCGCGAACTAA
- a CDS encoding beta-lactamase-like protein (similar to AA sequence:cyanobase_aa:LBDG_37150), with the protein MIIGTLENEFALVGFYAQALEATLNPAMTHSSDFFIHFWGVRGSIPVPGNETVRYGGNTSCIEMRVGGKRLIFDGGTGLRVLGKSMLKQMPVEAHMFFSHSHWDHIQGFPFFIPAFVPGNCFHIYGAIAPNGASMQKRLSDQMHHPNFPVPMQIMKSDMKFTDVIVGDVIELDNIRIETGPLNHPNSAIGYRVTHNGKTVVYATDTEHYPDRIDEDLVHLARDADVLIYDACYTDEEYYDEKSPKIGWGHSTWQEALKVVDAARVKKAVMFHHDPNHDDDFLDGIEAEVRSVFPNSLLAREGMILPVE; encoded by the coding sequence GTGATCATAGGCACTCTAGAGAATGAATTCGCTCTCGTTGGGTTTTACGCACAAGCGCTTGAAGCAACTCTGAATCCAGCAATGACCCACTCTTCCGATTTCTTCATTCACTTTTGGGGCGTTCGAGGGAGCATTCCTGTCCCCGGCAATGAAACCGTCCGCTATGGTGGCAATACGTCCTGTATCGAAATGCGTGTGGGTGGAAAACGCCTGATTTTCGATGGGGGAACGGGGCTACGGGTGCTCGGAAAATCCATGCTCAAGCAAATGCCCGTTGAAGCGCACATGTTCTTTTCGCACTCGCACTGGGATCACATCCAAGGCTTTCCCTTCTTCATTCCTGCCTTCGTTCCTGGCAATTGTTTTCACATCTATGGCGCGATCGCTCCCAACGGCGCATCGATGCAAAAACGCCTCAGTGATCAAATGCACCATCCGAATTTTCCTGTTCCGATGCAAATCATGAAGTCGGATATGAAGTTTACCGATGTCATCGTAGGCGATGTGATCGAACTCGATAATATTCGGATTGAAACAGGACCTTTGAATCATCCTAATTCTGCGATCGGGTATCGAGTGACTCATAACGGAAAGACCGTCGTATATGCCACTGATACCGAACACTATCCCGATCGTATCGATGAAGATCTCGTCCATCTAGCGCGGGATGCGGATGTTCTGATTTACGATGCCTGCTATACCGACGAAGAATATTATGACGAGAAATCGCCCAAAATTGGCTGGGGGCATTCAACTTGGCAAGAAGCGTTAAAAGTCGTCGATGCGGCACGAGTCAAAAAAGCAGTGATGTTCCATCACGATCCGAATCACGACGATGATTTTTTGGATGGAATTGAAGCGGAAGTCCGATCGGTCTTTCCAAACAGCTTACTAGCACGTGAAGGCATGATCCTGCCCGTTGAGTAG
- a CDS encoding hypothetical protein (hypothetical protein MC7420_5973;~similar to AA sequence:cyanobase_aa:LBDG_18920) codes for MTSHLVPSNTLQTYRAIADQTAALYLLPDSQQLLLAWLNQQESASLEEIAAHLGQSEEITGTIVDRLIEQGFIEAIGISPFESRNRIETQGSAISPLSIIVSPSSHYAIAAGSTFDLSVTVFNRGNENAIVDVFIDETAQALRQWCVSPSERLALGAGESNEVIFTFHIPIQILPATYSYQLVIDAPQHYPEDTPIQFTKTLQILPPTGTITQANDPTFALKPATTSSKPAIVQPGGTLDIRIEVFNRSDRVDQFYLSCSDLQKDWYAIHYPENLEGFGLITSNHGLRLNPNTKGEILLSITPAIDTPAGRYSPTIELISTNNSALNLLDVIHFEIAPIHLLNAELHTLVGKVRNLSGVYQVKLLNSGNTARKIALNARSLDEDEAELYHYRWDDTSVIELSPKQTQTIGLQVKPQKWWKRPLIGSGRTSNFAIVLEDARQLPLPPDPLQGTIVWKARPFWQLLLLLLTAGGAIAALIFAIWFVFFKPNAAPKITLFTASELSYSEAKGNPIRLNWQISNPQRIERLQLLGRAQGNLIVLSEPVTYDFSRGIPKQLEPYCTIAETLTCRNVPTDARRAGDYVFELQATLKNQQSFVSKSTDTIQIQPIVPPKIQEFSAVVARSNADEKQPVILQRWKINQADQLGELRLIGRAPDGSVTSPLMQFNFAQGIPRSLQPFCTLTQELVCQNLALPISKFGNQVFELTVIPKNGTEPSDSKKTDTLSIEPAPPKILSFQINGQDARPKYLLPIDPDQPLREITLAWEIEPAEGIKVELLPTPGTVPLKGSLRYPISPTTGKTTLTLQVTNASGKTITRSIELEFFNPDPNNPTVPPTVLIPPPAPTNTPPIAPPAIPLTPPAARSPQLPIDSSNPAPSNVPPRFN; via the coding sequence ATGACTTCTCACCTTGTTCCATCCAATACGCTGCAAACTTATCGTGCGATCGCGGATCAAACTGCGGCTCTCTATCTATTACCTGATTCTCAACAGCTATTATTAGCTTGGCTAAATCAGCAAGAATCTGCCAGTTTAGAAGAGATTGCAGCACATTTGGGACAGTCAGAAGAAATCACTGGAACGATTGTCGATCGCTTAATTGAGCAAGGATTTATTGAAGCGATCGGGATCTCTCCATTTGAATCACGGAATCGGATCGAAACTCAAGGCTCAGCAATCAGTCCGCTCTCGATTATTGTCAGTCCTTCGAGTCATTATGCGATCGCGGCTGGTTCCACATTCGATTTGAGCGTTACGGTGTTCAATCGTGGAAATGAAAATGCGATCGTAGATGTATTCATTGATGAAACCGCTCAAGCACTTCGGCAATGGTGTGTTTCCCCGTCAGAACGATTAGCATTAGGCGCGGGAGAGAGTAATGAAGTCATCTTTACTTTCCACATCCCGATTCAAATTCTGCCTGCAACGTATTCTTATCAATTAGTGATTGATGCACCGCAGCACTATCCAGAAGATACACCGATTCAATTTACAAAAACGCTGCAAATTCTCCCGCCGACTGGAACAATCACACAAGCGAATGATCCGACCTTTGCGCTAAAGCCTGCAACAACATCAAGTAAGCCTGCGATCGTACAACCAGGCGGTACATTAGATATTCGTATTGAAGTTTTTAACCGTAGCGATCGAGTCGATCAGTTCTATCTCAGTTGTTCAGATCTGCAAAAAGATTGGTACGCGATTCACTATCCTGAGAACTTAGAAGGGTTTGGATTAATTACCTCGAATCATGGACTGCGGCTGAATCCGAATACAAAAGGCGAAATTTTGCTCTCGATTACACCTGCGATCGACACACCCGCAGGACGATATTCACCGACGATCGAGCTAATCTCGACAAATAATTCAGCCCTAAATCTACTCGATGTGATTCACTTTGAGATTGCACCGATTCATCTCTTAAATGCAGAACTGCACACGCTAGTTGGAAAGGTTCGGAATCTATCGGGAGTCTACCAAGTCAAACTATTAAACTCTGGAAATACAGCCCGAAAGATTGCTCTCAATGCTCGAAGCTTAGATGAGGATGAAGCAGAACTGTATCACTACCGCTGGGATGATACTTCTGTCATTGAACTATCACCCAAGCAAACCCAAACGATCGGGCTACAAGTCAAGCCACAGAAATGGTGGAAACGCCCGCTCATTGGTTCAGGAAGAACTTCAAACTTTGCGATCGTTCTCGAAGATGCGCGACAGCTTCCTTTACCTCCTGATCCACTTCAAGGCACGATCGTTTGGAAAGCAAGACCTTTCTGGCAATTGTTACTGTTACTTCTGACCGCAGGAGGCGCGATCGCAGCCTTAATTTTTGCGATCTGGTTTGTCTTCTTCAAGCCAAATGCCGCTCCTAAGATTACTTTATTCACTGCATCAGAACTCTCCTACAGTGAAGCAAAAGGTAATCCGATTCGACTCAATTGGCAGATTAGCAATCCGCAGCGAATTGAACGCTTACAACTTCTAGGACGTGCTCAAGGAAATCTGATTGTTCTGAGTGAACCTGTAACGTATGATTTTAGTCGTGGCATTCCTAAACAATTAGAGCCGTATTGTACGATCGCTGAAACGCTAACGTGCCGTAATGTTCCAACCGATGCCCGAAGAGCAGGCGACTATGTGTTTGAACTCCAGGCTACACTGAAAAATCAGCAATCTTTTGTTTCTAAGAGTACGGACACGATTCAAATTCAGCCGATCGTACCGCCAAAAATTCAAGAATTCAGTGCAGTTGTAGCGCGATCGAATGCGGATGAAAAACAGCCTGTTATCCTACAACGCTGGAAGATCAATCAAGCGGATCAACTCGGTGAACTACGGCTAATTGGTCGTGCGCCCGATGGTAGCGTCACGAGTCCATTGATGCAGTTTAATTTTGCTCAAGGGATTCCTCGATCGCTGCAACCGTTCTGTACCTTAACTCAAGAATTGGTCTGTCAAAATCTTGCACTTCCAATTTCTAAGTTTGGCAATCAAGTGTTCGAGTTAACTGTGATTCCCAAAAACGGCACAGAACCTTCGGATAGTAAAAAGACAGATACATTATCGATCGAGCCTGCTCCACCAAAAATTCTCTCGTTCCAGATCAATGGACAAGATGCTCGACCGAAGTATCTTTTACCGATCGATCCGGATCAGCCGCTTAGAGAAATTACACTCGCTTGGGAAATCGAACCCGCAGAAGGTATCAAGGTTGAACTGCTTCCAACTCCCGGAACTGTTCCGCTAAAAGGTTCGCTACGTTATCCAATCAGTCCAACCACTGGAAAAACCACGCTCACGCTACAAGTTACGAATGCGAGTGGAAAAACCATTACGAGATCGATCGAGCTTGAGTTCTTTAATCCCGACCCAAATAATCCGACTGTTCCACCAACGGTATTAATTCCGCCACCTGCACCCACGAATACTCCTCCCATTGCTCCTCCTGCAATCCCACTCACGCCCCCTGCTGCTCGTTCTCCCCAACTCCCGATCGATTCCTCGAATCCCGCTCCATCCAATGTTCCGCCCCGGTTTAACTAG
- a CDS encoding hypothetical protein (hypothetical protein S7335_3177;~similar to AA sequence:cyanobase_aa:LBDG_37180), with protein sequence MKNSPRIYLPFAEGDRTLALGLKPLKPEDWIEIDDQLSSYVQRKTELLESIHSEVFASLPNTQIAQQEVRDLLLEHLLQQFPELYDRTPQTITVKATNQTWNIDEFEPLDLAGRLVQEDFCLMQPSDRGYILAAASLCFPLRWRLLEKLGNPMIQIHQPVPDYPEQLGNPVDRLFDRLKVDRPVFRLNWSIVETPELYLGHLSHSNPAPIELTPENLWIRVERQTLRRLEQSGWVLFTIRTYRYPFMILQDYPESAIALSSVIKHLSPGMQLYKNLLPIREMLLTTLKQIKTQTYSS encoded by the coding sequence ATGAAGAACTCACCGCGCATCTATCTTCCGTTTGCAGAGGGCGATCGAACTTTAGCTCTCGGTTTAAAGCCACTAAAACCTGAAGATTGGATCGAGATTGATGATCAGTTGAGTTCTTATGTGCAGCGAAAGACAGAACTGCTAGAAAGCATTCATTCGGAAGTATTTGCAAGTTTGCCGAATACACAGATCGCACAGCAGGAAGTTCGCGATTTATTGTTAGAACATTTATTGCAGCAGTTTCCAGAATTGTACGATCGTACTCCTCAAACTATTACCGTGAAAGCGACTAATCAAACTTGGAACATTGATGAATTTGAACCTTTAGATTTAGCAGGTCGGTTAGTTCAGGAAGATTTTTGTTTGATGCAACCGAGCGATCGGGGATATATTCTTGCGGCTGCATCTCTTTGTTTTCCGCTGCGGTGGCGATTGTTGGAAAAGCTTGGTAATCCCATGATCCAAATTCATCAGCCTGTTCCAGACTATCCAGAGCAATTGGGAAATCCGGTCGATCGATTGTTCGATCGATTAAAAGTCGATCGACCGGTGTTCCGCTTGAATTGGAGCATTGTTGAAACACCAGAACTCTATCTGGGTCATCTGAGTCATTCTAATCCAGCACCAATCGAACTTACACCAGAAAATCTCTGGATTCGAGTAGAGCGGCAGACTTTGAGACGATTAGAACAATCGGGCTGGGTCTTGTTTACGATTCGGACTTATCGGTATCCGTTCATGATATTGCAGGACTATCCAGAAAGTGCGATCGCGCTTTCATCAGTGATTAAGCACCTTTCGCCTGGAATGCAACTTTATAAGAATCTGCTCCCGATTCGAGAAATGCTTTTAACGACACTCAAGCAAATAAAGACGCAAACCTATTCATCATAA
- a CDS encoding threonine dehydratase, biosynthetic (similar to AA sequence:cyanobase_aa:LBDG_37170), giving the protein MSGDYLERILNARVYDVAQETPLEFAPNLSARLNNRVLLKREDMQSVFSFKLRGAYNKMAQLSPEVLAQGVIAASAGNHAQGVALGAKRLGTTAMIVMPVTTPQVKINAVRSRGGQVVLHGDTYDDAYAHARQLEAEKGLTFVHPFDDPDVIAGQGTIGMEILRQYQQPIHAVFVAIGGGGLISGIAAYIKRLRPETKIIGVEPVDADAMTRSLKAGQRIRLPNVGLFADGVAVREVGEETFRLCQQYVDEMILVDTDDTCAAIKDVFEDTRSILEPAGALAIAAIKAYVEREQITDQTLIGIACGANMNFDRLRFVAERAELGERREAIFAVTIPEERGSLRKFCDLLGRRNITEFNYRIADETIAHIFVGMQVSGRADAAQMVKTFEENGFKTIDLTDDEFAKLHLRHMVGGRSSLAENEVLYRFEFPERPGALIKFLTSMRPDWNISLFHYRNHGADYGRIVLGIQVPPDEMDDWQAFLDSIDYRYWDENQNPAYKLFLA; this is encoded by the coding sequence ATGTCTGGTGACTACCTAGAGCGGATTCTAAATGCCCGTGTGTATGATGTTGCTCAAGAAACGCCGCTCGAATTTGCGCCCAATCTTTCGGCTCGTCTGAACAATCGAGTGCTGCTAAAACGCGAGGATATGCAGTCGGTGTTCTCGTTCAAGCTGCGGGGGGCGTATAACAAGATGGCACAGCTTTCTCCTGAAGTTCTCGCGCAAGGTGTGATTGCGGCTTCGGCTGGAAATCATGCTCAAGGAGTCGCGCTCGGTGCGAAACGGTTGGGGACAACGGCAATGATTGTGATGCCTGTAACGACACCGCAGGTAAAAATTAATGCAGTTCGATCGCGGGGCGGTCAAGTCGTTTTACACGGCGATACGTATGATGATGCCTATGCTCATGCACGACAGCTAGAAGCAGAAAAAGGTCTCACGTTTGTTCATCCATTCGATGATCCGGATGTGATCGCGGGACAAGGCACGATCGGAATGGAAATTTTGCGGCAATATCAACAACCGATTCATGCTGTGTTTGTCGCGATCGGCGGTGGCGGTTTAATCTCTGGAATTGCGGCTTACATCAAGCGACTGCGACCAGAGACGAAAATTATCGGAGTCGAGCCAGTTGATGCGGATGCGATGACTCGATCGCTAAAAGCTGGACAAAGAATCAGACTTCCAAATGTCGGCTTATTCGCAGATGGCGTAGCAGTTCGAGAAGTGGGAGAAGAAACGTTTCGACTCTGCCAACAGTATGTGGATGAAATGATTCTGGTCGATACAGATGATACTTGTGCCGCAATCAAGGATGTATTTGAAGATACACGATCGATTCTTGAACCCGCTGGCGCATTAGCGATCGCAGCAATCAAAGCCTACGTAGAACGCGAACAAATCACCGATCAGACTTTGATTGGAATTGCTTGCGGCGCGAATATGAACTTCGATCGCTTAAGATTCGTGGCAGAACGAGCAGAACTCGGAGAACGACGAGAAGCCATTTTTGCAGTCACCATTCCCGAAGAGCGCGGCAGTTTGCGGAAATTTTGTGATTTGCTAGGACGGCGAAATATCACCGAATTCAACTATCGAATCGCGGATGAAACCATTGCTCATATTTTTGTGGGAATGCAAGTCTCTGGGCGAGCGGATGCCGCTCAAATGGTCAAAACGTTCGAGGAGAACGGCTTTAAGACGATCGATCTAACCGATGATGAATTTGCCAAACTCCATTTACGGCACATGGTGGGCGGTCGATCGTCATTAGCGGAAAATGAAGTCCTTTATCGGTTTGAATTTCCCGAACGTCCGGGAGCCTTGATCAAATTCCTCACCTCGATGCGTCCCGATTGGAATATCAGCTTGTTTCACTATCGAAATCATGGAGCCGACTACGGGCGAATCGTATTGGGAATTCAAGTGCCACCCGATGAAATGGATGACTGGCAAGCATTTTTAGACTCGATCGACTATCGCTATTGGGACGAAAACCAAAATCCCGCCTACAAACTCTTTTTGGCATGA
- a CDS encoding TPR repeat-containing protein (similar to AA sequence:cyanobase_aa:PCC7424_1361), with translation MKRFLFAFLSPWIALQATATSITSETLTQRCIDSIQQKNYRDAIALCKQALQLNQAWGRFNPVTAWSNQAIALTYLGDYPTVRAVCNPVSVACINRARSQNYTAALDAYNHAIAINPKDATLWTNHGLVLAKLNRFEEALTSYDWALKLNPEDSLTLVGRCAALNKIGRSSDALTVCDQALIGNGRWGESSAAEAWNQRAVAIASQSPEPSKLDEALSSIDRGLVLKPQDPNLWSNRGAILWRAKRYSDALIAFDRSLAIQPESAQTWFNKGTVLKTLGRYREALSAFDRAITGEISLNQDAAWLDLWTNRSVVLWKLDRYSEALEAAQRATTLAPKSVRAWYNQGLAFSALKRHREANEAYTKATELDPDNVTLLQLQAQTLQALGRQQEALNVVDRILALNPTAIETWYQKGLLLKSLQRDDEALTAFTQTLKLDSRHINALIEQGNLLRKMNRLEDASIAFESVLKIDATNKTAQAARTKLRQQLAQQKKEAQQSAN, from the coding sequence ATGAAGCGTTTCCTCTTCGCGTTTCTGAGTCCCTGGATCGCACTCCAAGCGACTGCCACATCAATCACCTCCGAAACATTAACTCAGCGTTGTATTGATTCCATTCAGCAAAAGAACTATCGAGATGCGATCGCACTTTGCAAACAAGCACTGCAACTGAATCAAGCTTGGGGACGATTCAATCCTGTCACGGCATGGTCAAATCAAGCGATCGCGCTTACATATTTGGGAGACTATCCAACCGTTCGTGCTGTCTGCAATCCGGTTTCTGTCGCCTGTATCAATCGAGCGCGATCGCAAAATTATACTGCTGCTCTAGATGCTTATAATCATGCGATCGCAATCAATCCAAAAGATGCAACTCTCTGGACGAATCACGGATTGGTTTTAGCAAAACTGAATCGATTTGAAGAAGCGCTAACTTCCTATGATTGGGCACTAAAACTGAATCCAGAGGATTCTTTAACTTTAGTGGGGCGATGTGCTGCACTGAATAAAATTGGTCGATCGAGTGATGCTTTAACTGTCTGTGATCAGGCTTTAATTGGGAATGGACGTTGGGGGGAGAGTAGTGCTGCGGAAGCCTGGAACCAGAGAGCAGTTGCGATCGCTTCCCAATCTCCTGAACCAAGCAAACTAGATGAAGCATTATCTTCTATCGATCGGGGTTTAGTTCTCAAGCCTCAAGATCCGAACCTCTGGAGTAATCGAGGCGCAATTTTGTGGAGAGCAAAGCGCTATTCTGATGCGTTGATTGCATTCGATCGTTCATTAGCAATCCAACCCGAATCCGCACAGACTTGGTTCAACAAAGGTACAGTTCTCAAAACATTGGGAAGATACCGAGAAGCGCTATCTGCATTCGATCGAGCAATAACCGGAGAAATTAGCTTAAATCAGGATGCAGCATGGCTCGACTTATGGACGAATCGCAGTGTTGTACTGTGGAAGCTCGATCGATATTCGGAAGCATTAGAAGCAGCACAACGAGCGACGACGCTTGCACCAAAATCAGTTCGGGCTTGGTACAATCAAGGACTCGCTTTCTCTGCTCTAAAACGCCACCGAGAAGCAAATGAAGCTTACACAAAAGCAACAGAGTTAGATCCCGATAATGTGACTTTGTTGCAACTTCAAGCACAAACATTACAAGCTTTGGGAAGACAGCAAGAGGCATTGAATGTAGTCGATCGAATTCTTGCTCTAAATCCAACTGCGATCGAGACTTGGTATCAAAAAGGGTTACTGCTCAAATCACTACAGCGCGACGATGAAGCTTTGACTGCATTCACACAAACCCTAAAATTAGATTCTCGACACATCAATGCGCTGATTGAACAAGGGAACTTACTGCGAAAGATGAATCGATTAGAAGATGCCTCGATCGCATTTGAAAGCGTACTAAAGATTGATGCAACCAATAAAACTGCTCAAGCTGCAAGAACAAAATTAAGACAACAACTTGCACAACAGAAAAAGGAAGCTCAACAAAGCGCAAATTAA
- a CDS encoding ATPase, histidine kinase-, DNA gyrase B-, and HSP90-like domain protein (similar to AA sequence:cyanobase_aa:LBDG_57370) yields MGGAGTATFCVLAALLSYLVKYPDALRLPEFPIDPGVLTVHKLSLLTQCVIGLFIGTAVTQQTQIQVKLAISQIQLAEYQERSRLTEILEQTNVQLEQANHEKDELLSREQTAREQAETANRIKDEFLAIVSHELRTPLNPILGWSRLLRDGKLDETATQKALETIDRNAKLQSQLIEDLLDVSRILRGKLVLREIELDIGLVIRSSIETVRLSAEAKSINLTFIQPNSDSRILVHGDPNRLQQVMVNLLTNAIKFTPPEGQVTIVLEHSSKSAKISVIDTGKGIHPDFLPYVFERFRQEDSGTTRHFGGLGLGLAIVSHLVELHHGKIEAQSEGVDRGASFIVTLPILQSESEMFVPETIPTILQTRVLNGKSVLVVEDDADARELLKYILESEQATVFLTSSAQDAIAHLQEAIPDLIISDVSMPDIDGYRFIQQVRKLETERIPAIALTANAREEDRLSAIAAGFDAHVSKPIVLETLLAEIEKQFQTALSMDRDSVPRQPLP; encoded by the coding sequence GTGGGAGGTGCAGGAACCGCTACCTTTTGTGTCCTAGCCGCGTTATTGAGCTACCTAGTGAAGTATCCGGATGCGCTGAGATTGCCAGAGTTTCCGATTGATCCAGGGGTGCTCACGGTTCATAAACTGAGTTTGTTGACGCAGTGTGTCATCGGATTGTTCATCGGAACAGCGGTGACGCAACAGACGCAAATTCAGGTAAAGTTGGCAATTTCTCAGATTCAACTCGCAGAGTATCAAGAGCGATCGCGTTTAACGGAGATTCTTGAACAAACAAATGTTCAATTAGAGCAAGCCAATCACGAAAAAGATGAACTGTTATCACGAGAACAAACGGCACGAGAACAAGCCGAAACTGCGAACCGAATTAAAGACGAATTTTTAGCGATCGTGTCTCATGAACTCCGAACGCCACTGAATCCGATTCTTGGCTGGTCAAGGCTTTTACGCGATGGAAAGCTCGATGAAACGGCAACTCAAAAGGCTTTAGAAACAATCGATCGCAATGCTAAACTTCAATCGCAATTAATCGAAGATTTGCTGGATGTCTCTCGAATTCTACGCGGCAAGCTCGTTCTACGTGAGATTGAGTTGGACATTGGATTGGTGATTCGATCGTCGATCGAGACAGTGCGATTATCAGCAGAAGCGAAATCAATCAATCTTACGTTTATTCAACCAAACTCCGATTCCAGAATTTTAGTTCATGGTGATCCAAATCGATTACAGCAAGTGATGGTTAATCTGCTCACGAATGCGATTAAATTCACGCCACCAGAGGGACAAGTTACGATCGTTCTAGAGCATTCTTCAAAGTCCGCCAAGATTAGCGTCATCGATACTGGAAAAGGGATTCATCCAGACTTTTTGCCGTATGTGTTTGAGCGATTCCGTCAAGAAGATAGTGGCACGACTCGGCACTTTGGTGGGTTGGGATTGGGACTCGCGATCGTCAGTCATTTAGTCGAACTGCATCACGGCAAAATTGAAGCGCAAAGTGAAGGAGTCGATCGAGGTGCGAGTTTTATCGTCACTTTACCGATCTTGCAATCTGAATCAGAAATGTTTGTTCCTGAAACCATTCCAACGATTTTACAAACCAGAGTTCTTAATGGCAAAAGCGTTCTAGTGGTGGAAGATGATGCGGATGCGCGGGAATTGTTGAAATACATTTTGGAATCAGAACAAGCAACGGTTTTCTTAACTAGCTCGGCTCAGGACGCGATCGCTCATCTTCAAGAAGCAATTCCAGATTTGATCATTAGCGATGTCAGTATGCCAGATATTGATGGATATCGCTTTATTCAGCAGGTTCGCAAACTGGAGACAGAGCGAATTCCCGCGATCGCGTTAACAGCAAATGCGAGAGAAGAAGATCGACTGAGTGCGATCGCGGCGGGTTTTGATGCTCATGTGTCGAAGCCGATCGTGTTGGAGACGTTACTAGCAGAGATTGAGAAACAATTTCAGACAGCTCTTTCGATGGATAGAGATTCTGTCCCACGGCAGCCGCTACCTTAG
- a CDS encoding ATPase, histidine kinase-, DNA gyrase B-, and HSP90-like domain protein (similar to AA sequence:cyanobase_aa:LBDG_57370), with product MNERGFKRDWFPLLLGAVLLLLAHYAALLFRIHPSISLWFPPSGVAITLAVWFGMPAAIVTGLVSTLVAPIWGSHGWLQWVGLTDAVEPLVAWWFYRKFWQRSPGLGRLKDISAFILSAPVFACASSAIVGSLVLAIVGRMSWAKVASAMPQWWLGNAIGTMVIAPIALLTLTPTLQRWNWLPGEPSTGSPSLKSSRVRNEAIAIAALSIGTAILSVSHTSQYGLAFQQLAFLNLCRFFGQHCDLERWEVQEPLPFVS from the coding sequence ATGAACGAGCGCGGCTTTAAGCGAGATTGGTTCCCACTCTTATTGGGTGCGGTCCTATTGCTGTTGGCTCACTATGCCGCCTTGTTGTTTCGGATTCATCCCAGTATTTCACTTTGGTTTCCACCGTCGGGAGTTGCAATCACGCTTGCCGTTTGGTTTGGAATGCCTGCTGCGATCGTCACAGGATTGGTTTCTACGCTCGTTGCACCAATTTGGGGAAGTCATGGCTGGCTGCAATGGGTGGGATTAACTGATGCAGTGGAACCCTTGGTTGCGTGGTGGTTTTATCGGAAATTTTGGCAGCGATCTCCTGGATTGGGACGGCTGAAAGATATCAGTGCGTTTATTCTGAGTGCGCCTGTGTTTGCTTGTGCGAGTTCTGCGATCGTCGGAAGTCTCGTTTTAGCGATCGTCGGCAGAATGTCTTGGGCAAAAGTTGCGAGTGCAATGCCGCAATGGTGGTTAGGGAACGCGATCGGAACAATGGTGATTGCACCGATCGCGCTTTTGACTTTGACTCCGACTTTGCAGCGATGGAACTGGCTTCCGGGTGAACCTTCAACGGGTTCACCATCTCTGAAATCCTCACGGGTTAGAAATGAAGCAATTGCGATCGCGGCTCTGAGTATTGGAACTGCGATTTTGAGTGTTTCACATACGAGTCAGTATGGTCTAGCGTTTCAACAATTGGCGTTCCTTAATTTGTGCCGATTCTTTGGGCAGCATTGCGATTTGGAGCGGTGGGAGGTGCAGGAACCGCTACCTTTTGTGTCCTAG